AAAAATGCAGCCACAGCTATTTGTTTGTGAATCATTTGAAGAGTTGACTGAGGCACTTGAGCAGTTCTCTACAACGATGGCATTTAAAACAGGTGGCACAGAAGGATTAGAAAAAGCAATCCGCTCCGAAAATCATGCTACAACTGAGCTAAGTAGTGGATTACAAATTACAGGTACATTTACAGAGACAATTAAAAATGATACTGGTGAAGTTATTTACACACGAACAAGCTCACCAACTGCATTAGCAATTCATAATAAACAACTAGCAAATCATTCTACATCTGTGCACAGCGATGGATTCGGGACACCAATCGGATTACTAGATAGTGATATTGCATTAGAAAATTGTACAGAAGAACAATTACAATCATTAGGCATTACAATTGGACATAGTGCAGAGTTTACTTTTGCAAGCGGCATTCATGTAAAAGGAACAGTAACAGACATTGTAAAGAATGATAAAAAAATTGCTCTTATCTCCTTTATAAATTGTACAGTTACTCATAAAGATCGCTTATTATTTGATCCTTCATGGGGAGCATTTGATATGGCTGTCGGCTCACAAATCACTTCTGTATTCCCAGGAGCGGCAGATGCGGCTGCATTTTTCCCGATGAATGAAGCAGTACAAGAAACTCCTGATCCACTTGTACTGAATGAGCTTGAACGTATGTATCAAACAGTTCGGGATATACGTAACGATAGTATTTTACACGATACTCATACTGATCAATTAATAGCTATTCAAGAAGTATTAAATAAATTTCATCCGAAAGAATGGTTGCTTCGTCTTGAAATTTTAGAATTGCTTTTAGAACATAATAAAGGCCACGAAGCATCAGCGGCATTATTGCAACAACTTTCTACTTTCACAACTGACGAATCTGTAACACGTCTTATTAACAACGGTCTTGCGTTACTACAGGTAAAGGATGTGAAAAATGATGCTACGACTAACTAATGAAGAGGTACAAGAAGAATTAGTTAAGCTGGATAAATGGACAGTGAAAGATGAAAAATGGATTGAAAGAAAATATATGTTTTCCGACTACTTAAAAGGAGTCGAATTTGTCTCTGAAGCCGCCAAACTATCAGAAGAACATAATCACCATCCATTTATCCTTATCCAGTATAAAGCAGTCATTATTACTTTGTCATCATGGAATGCAAAGGGTTTAACCAAACTAGATTTTGACCTTGCAAAGCAATTTGATGAACTGTTTTTACAAAATGAAAAAGCGATTATAAGAAAGTAAAAAAGAGAAGCCTTTAATTAGGCTTCTCCTTTTACTTTAAAATGTATACCATGTCCAAACGGATCCTTGGCCTGTAATATTCCATCTTTGTACGTAGCAACTACGCCAATATATTTTAAGCTTTCACATACTTGCTCTTTTTGTTTTTCATCCGCTAGTACAATTGTGAAATATTTCAAGCCAACGGAATTTGGCATTTGTGGTGGTATCCCTTCACCTTGCCACGTATTTAAACCGATATGATGATGATAACCACCTGCGGATACGAACAACGCTCCATTATGAGCTGGGATTGTTACTTCAAAGCCAAGACCATCAACGTAGAAACGTTTCGCTTCTTCTAAGTCAGCTACATGTAAATGAATATGCCCCATCACAGTAGCAGCCGGGAACCCATTCCATGCACTTCCTTGCTGCAATAATTCTTCACCGGCTAATGGGTTACTAACAAATGGTAGCTCTCCATTCTCATCACGCCAAACTTCTTTTTGGCGATCATGATAAATTTCAATCCCGTTTCCATCTGGATCAGCTAAATAAAGAGCTTCACTAAAGTAATGATCGGCTCCACCGTGCAGTGGATATACCATCTCTACAAGATGACGAAGAATGTTCGCTAAGTCCTGTCTGGTTGGTAATAAAATTGCGTAATGATATAACCCTGTTCTCCCTCTTTGCTTTGGTAAAGCTTCTTTCTTTTCTTCAATGATAAGGAGTGGTTCTTCATTTTCATTCCCAAATGTAACGACTGTTTTCTCTTCTTTTAGCACTTTCATACTTAATACTTCTGTATAAAACTCTAGTGATTTCTTTATATTTGATACGTATAGATGAACAACACCAAGTGTTGTTTCGGGATGAAGTTGAAAGCTCATCTTGTTATACCCCCATTTAAATTAGTTCTTCTTTGACATTTTCTCTTTTAAGAAATTATCTACAAAACCATCAGCTTTCGCAATAAATAAATAAGCACCCATTGCTAATAATGCAAGTTCTAATTCGAAGCCAGGATTTTTCCCATCTCCTAATAAACCAGCTGACCATTTCACTTTTACAATTGCTCCAACCATAACAAGTGCAAATAATAATCCAATATATCTTACACCTAAACCTAGAATTAACAATAGACCTCCAACTAATTCAACTGTTGCTACACCGTATGCAAGTCCTCCTGGTAAACCAATGCTTGTGAACCACCCTGCAATATTGTCAATTCCTGATTGGAATTTTGTTAAACCGTGCATAAAGAATGTTACCCCTAACACGATACGAATAATTAAGTTACCAATATGTTGATTCATTTCTTTCTCTCCTTTATTGTTTTGTTATACAAAACTTTTATTTACATTACAAAACATACACTATTTTTTTTTATTCGTCAATTCATTTTCAGTGGGAAAATATATATTTTTTTTGCTATGATACAAATAGTTGTTTACAAAAAGGAGCTTGATTTTATGAATATTGGTTCTGCGATTCGTGAAATTCGTCAACGTAAAGGCATAACAATTGCACAAATTTGTGAAGGGACAGGTCTTTCTAAAGGTTTTATGAGTCAGGTTGAAAATAATAAAACATCACCATCTATCTCAACTTTAGAAACAATCTCCATTTTTTTAAATGTTCCCCTTCCTTATTTACTGTTAGAACAAAAGGATCGAATGAAAATTATAAAAAAAGAAGAACGGAAATACAGCGTATACGGTAAAGATGAACAAAGAATTGAGCATGTTGCTGAGCAAGGTGGTCTCCGCCTATCTTTAGTAGAAATTTCTGCCGGATTCCCGAAAGAAAACTCACCAAATGCTCATGAAGGCGAAGAGTGTCATCTTGTATTACGCGGAAAACTGGAAGTTCAACATGGTGAAGATATTGCAATTGTAGAAGAAGGTGATTCTTTCTCCTGGAATGCGTGCGTTCCCCATATTGTTCGTAATATAGGTGAAGAATCTGCGTTATTACTTATCTCTAGTCATGCTGAAAATCGAAAACGAGTTTACTAATTGATAAAAAAGAAGCCTGTTTCATAACAGGCTTCTTTTTTATTCCCTTATAATTCCATAACTCGTCCCAACTAGTACAGTCTTTTCATGTTGATTGCGATAAACGGACTCAATTGAAACTTTTTTATATCCTTCCATTTGCTCAATATTTGTTAATGTTAATTCACAAGTAATCGTATCACCTGTAAAAACTGGCCTAATAAATTCACTTACTAATTCCCTCGCTATGTAATGTAACTCTTCTCCTACTTTCGTACCAATGCTGGCAGTCAATAGACCATGAACCATTAATTGTCCATTCTCATCATATTCCATATGATGTCTACCTTTATCGCCTGTAATATTTGCAAATTCAAAAACTTCTTCCTCGGTAAACCTTCTTTCATATTTAAATACATCCCCAACTTTTACATTCATTTTTATCCCCCGTTTAATAAACTGAATTTTCTTTTATTTTATCACAAAATAAGTCTCAGTTCAGTTTATATTATTAAAATAGCGATCCTTTTTCTTCACTACCTTATAATTTTATCGATGCCCATCCTTTTTTGCCACTTGATACCCATAATACGCACATGTTCCATTTCTTGATAACTCTCTTACTTCAAAACCACAGCTTCTATAAAAATCAAAATTGTTAGCGGATGTATGCGCAAACCAATCGCCATGCGGAAGCTTTTGTAAACAAAGAGCTACAAGTTTCTTACCTAACCCTTTTCCCCTATACTCACACTTCACAACTAAATTTACTATGTTAGCAACCATGATTTGATCAGAAATCACTCTAACCATCGCGACCATTTCTTCTTCATCCCAAATTGTGAAAGCCCATGTGGAATTTTCAAATGCTATCGAAAATTTTTCAATTTGCCAAGAAGGGATATTATCATTACTCCAACCGGCATCTTCAAATAAAGTTTTAATTGCATATGCTGGTACACCGTTCGTTCCCTCACGAATAATAAGTCCATTATGGTAAATATACATGTAATCCCCCCTTTATTTTTATATACCATTCTCCAAAAAATGCAATTCACCTTTTTTCATCCAACCCGCTTAATGGAATAAACGAGAACATCCATCTCATGAAATGAAGTTGTTTTCTCATAACTAAGCCCTGTTTTTCTAGCAACAAATATTGAAGCTGGGTGGTTCGGATTAATAAGTGAAATTAATTTATTCATTTGTAATGCTTGAAAACCATAGTCTCGAAATGCCGCCGCAGCCTCTTTCGCATACCCTTTCCCCCAATACTTAGGAAGTAACCAATAGCCAATCTCAATTTCCTCTTTTCCATCTACCTTCTGCTTGACAAGTCCTGCATGACCAATTCGTATCCCTGTTTCCTTTTCAATCATTACAAATAAACCGAGACCGTTTTTATAATTTGGAAGTACCCTCTCCTCCAAACTTTTTTTACATTGCATAAATGTTTTTAACATTCCATTTCCAATATAGCGCATTACCTTCTCATCCCCCCATAAAGAAGCATAAAACGGTAAATCATCCATTGTATATTTGCGAAATTGTAAACGATCTGTATGAAACACTCTTTTATTCACTCCCATCATTTTGAACCTCATTACATAACTATATATTTCAAACTACTTAAATGTTAAATAATTTTTATCAAGACGCCACTGAAAAGAAAGAAAATTCAGTCTTACAAAAATGTATTATATCAAAAAAAAGCAGTAGACAAAAGAGTGTCTACTGCATCCATATCATAACTAGTATTAAGAAAACTACAATTGAGGGGGTGTAGGATTTTCATATATACTAGATACTTATCCCGTTCTAACGGGCGGTAAACCTTCCAATCTTTTGAGTGGAAAGTTTACCGCACATAAGAACTTTGCGGTCATTAAGAAAGCACTGTTAAGTATTCAAATACACGCTGAGCTTTTTCTCCACCCATTCGTGCATGTTGAAGTAGCGAAATGCCATGCGGGCCAGGTGCAAATAATGCTTCTGGTTGTACTACTAAAATAGCTTGTACGACTTCAAGTTCACCAAGCATAGCCGCTGCAAAAATATCCATCCGAGCGCCCTTTGCCGGTAAATAAAGTGCAATATCTTTACGTCCTACATGGGCCGCTGCTCCTAAGGCACTTTCCCAATCTGAGCCGCCCCAATTATAAGAGGCATGAAGTAAGCTTGGCGATTCTGCCAATAGTTCCTGTACTTTTTCTAAATCTCCGTGAGCTGCCATAACAAATTCTCTTACTAATTCAATGGTAATACGTTCTTCTGTTTGCATCGCTCTGCTCCTTTTTTAGAAATTCGTTTCGGTGTAAAAAATGGCTTGTCGCTTCCTTGAAAAATATCTACTTCTATGCCAAATACATGTTGAAACATTTGTTGACATAATACTTCTTCTGGTACACCGTCATACTGAATCTCTCCTCGCTTTAATACGAGTAAACGATCACTATATTGAGCCGCTTGGTTAATGTCATGTAAGACCATTATAATTGTCATACCAAACTCCTCGTTTAATCGTTTCACAAGTTCCATTACTTCCAACTGGTGAACGATATCCAAAAAGGTTGTTGGTTCATCTAATAATAAGACATTTGTACGTTGTGCTAGCGTCATCGCAATCCAAGCACGTTGTCTTTCTCCTCCTGATAAGGATTGTAAAAGACGATATTCATACCCTTCAAGATTTGTAACAGACAATGCCCAATCAACAATTTCTTCATCTTCTTTGTTTAAGCGACTACTCCATGATTTATGAGGACCTCTTCCGAACTCTATTAGTTCTTTCACTGTTAAATCTAATTGATGATCATGCATTTGTGGTAACATCGCTAATTGCTTCGCTACATCCGCACTCTTCATCGTATGAATATTTGTCCCATCTAAAATGATATCTCCTTCGCTTTGTTTAAGTAGCCGTGCTATTAAACGCAGCAAAGTAGATTTCCCGGATCCATTCGGACCGATTAAACTAACGATTTCTCCAGCTTTAATATGTACATTCATATTTTGCATTTGAAATCTTTCAGAATGTGCGTAAAACACTTTGTTAACGGAAATCACGTTGTTTTCCTCCTCTATGAATTAAATATAAGAAGAACGGACCACCTAAGAAGGACAATAAAATACCAACAGGCAATTCGATTGGATCGAACCAACTTCGAGCTATCGCATCCGCGAAAACAAGTAATATCCCTCCGCCAAGGCATGATAATGGCAGTAAATATTTATAGTCATTTCCAACTAATAAACGTAACATATGCGGTACAACAAGACCTACAAATCCAATTAGACCAGAAACACTAACCGCAATTCCAGCTAACATTGTACTTACTACTATTAAATAAAACCGACTTCTTTCCACGTTATGCCCTAATAATTTCGCCATTTCATCCCCAAGCATTAATACTCGAATGTGTTTAATACCGAAGAAAGCTAATACAATAGCGAATATTGCATAGTAAATAATCATATTTAAATGTGCCCAGCTCACACCACCAATACCGCCAGCTAACCACGGTAACACGGATTGTACTTTGTCACTATGTAATAACATTAATGCTGACGTTGCTGCACCAATTAATGCATTGATTGACACACCTACTAAGACGATTCTTGAAGGCGGTGCCCCTTTTTGCCATGATAAAGCATAAATGACCATCGCTGTTATGAAAGCTCCTAAAAACGCTCCTAGCGGTAAAAAAGCCATGTGCTGAGGAAATAGAATCATAATTACAATTGCTACAAGACCCGCTCCAGATGAAACCCCGATAATTCCAGGGTCTGCAAGAGGGTTTCTCATAACCCCTTGCAGTAATGCTCCAG
This Bacillus mycoides DNA region includes the following protein-coding sequences:
- a CDS encoding FecCD family ABC transporter permease; protein product: MESSEIVREKEHPFAKKRWIIAVTLVVLTFLSLFYGLFAGSLSFSLRDILTGIQDESSTVHRIVWDLRIPRVLVGFIVGTCLATSGALLQGVMRNPLADPGIIGVSSGAGLVAIVIMILFPQHMAFLPLGAFLGAFITAMVIYALSWQKGAPPSRIVLVGVSINALIGAATSALMLLHSDKVQSVLPWLAGGIGGVSWAHLNMIIYYAIFAIVLAFFGIKHIRVLMLGDEMAKLLGHNVERSRFYLIVVSTMLAGIAVSVSGLIGFVGLVVPHMLRLLVGNDYKYLLPLSCLGGGILLVFADAIARSWFDPIELPVGILLSFLGGPFFLYLIHRGGKQRDFR
- a CDS encoding ABC transporter ATP-binding protein: MISVNKVFYAHSERFQMQNMNVHIKAGEIVSLIGPNGSGKSTLLRLIARLLKQSEGDIILDGTNIHTMKSADVAKQLAMLPQMHDHQLDLTVKELIEFGRGPHKSWSSRLNKEDEEIVDWALSVTNLEGYEYRLLQSLSGGERQRAWIAMTLAQRTNVLLLDEPTTFLDIVHQLEVMELVKRLNEEFGMTIIMVLHDINQAAQYSDRLLVLKRGEIQYDGVPEEVLCQQMFQHVFGIEVDIFQGSDKPFFTPKRISKKGAERCKQKNVLPLN
- a CDS encoding GNAT family N-acetyltransferase, producing the protein MYIYHNGLIIREGTNGVPAYAIKTLFEDAGWSNDNIPSWQIEKFSIAFENSTWAFTIWDEEEMVAMVRVISDQIMVANIVNLVVKCEYRGKGLGKKLVALCLQKLPHGDWFAHTSANNFDFYRSCGFEVRELSRNGTCAYYGYQVAKKDGHR
- a CDS encoding GNAT family N-acetyltransferase; the protein is MMGVNKRVFHTDRLQFRKYTMDDLPFYASLWGDEKVMRYIGNGMLKTFMQCKKSLEERVLPNYKNGLGLFVMIEKETGIRIGHAGLVKQKVDGKEEIEIGYWLLPKYWGKGYAKEAAAAFRDYGFQALQMNKLISLINPNHPASIFVARKTGLSYEKTTSFHEMDVLVYSIKRVG
- a CDS encoding VOC family protein, whose product is MSFQLHPETTLGVVHLYVSNIKKSLEFYTEVLSMKVLKEEKTVVTFGNENEEPLLIIEEKKEALPKQRGRTGLYHYAILLPTRQDLANILRHLVEMVYPLHGGADHYFSEALYLADPDGNGIEIYHDRQKEVWRDENGELPFVSNPLAGEELLQQGSAWNGFPAATVMGHIHLHVADLEEAKRFYVDGLGFEVTIPAHNGALFVSAGGYHHHIGLNTWQGEGIPPQMPNSVGLKYFTIVLADEKQKEQVCESLKYIGVVATYKDGILQAKDPFGHGIHFKVKGEA
- a CDS encoding DoxX family protein, with protein sequence MNQHIGNLIIRIVLGVTFFMHGLTKFQSGIDNIAGWFTSIGLPGGLAYGVATVELVGGLLLILGLGVRYIGLLFALVMVGAIVKVKWSAGLLGDGKNPGFELELALLAMGAYLFIAKADGFVDNFLKEKMSKKN
- a CDS encoding 4a-hydroxytetrahydrobiopterin dehydratase codes for the protein MMLRLTNEEVQEELVKLDKWTVKDEKWIERKYMFSDYLKGVEFVSEAAKLSEEHNHHPFILIQYKAVIITLSSWNAKGLTKLDFDLAKQFDELFLQNEKAIIRK
- a CDS encoding aromatic amino acid hydroxylase gives rise to the protein MTKKTEIPSHLKPFVSTQHYDQYTPVNHAVWRYIMKQNHNFLKDVAHPAYVNGLQSSGINIDAIPKVEEMNDCLAPSGWGAVTIDGLIPGVAFFDFQGHGLLPIATDIRKVENIEYTPAPDIVHEAAGHAPILLDSTYAKYVKRFGQIGAKAFSTKEEHEAFEAVRTLTIVKESPTSTPEEVEVAENAVIEKQNLVSGLSEAEQISRLFWWTVEYGLIGNIDDPKIYGAGLLSSVGESKHCLTDAVKKVPFSIEACTGTTYDVTKMQPQLFVCESFEELTEALEQFSTTMAFKTGGTEGLEKAIRSENHATTELSSGLQITGTFTETIKNDTGEVIYTRTSSPTALAIHNKQLANHSTSVHSDGFGTPIGLLDSDIALENCTEEQLQSLGITIGHSAEFTFASGIHVKGTVTDIVKNDKKIALISFINCTVTHKDRLLFDPSWGAFDMAVGSQITSVFPGAADAAAFFPMNEAVQETPDPLVLNELERMYQTVRDIRNDSILHDTHTDQLIAIQEVLNKFHPKEWLLRLEILELLLEHNKGHEASAALLQQLSTFTTDESVTRLINNGLALLQVKDVKNDATTN
- a CDS encoding helix-turn-helix domain-containing protein: MNIGSAIREIRQRKGITIAQICEGTGLSKGFMSQVENNKTSPSISTLETISIFLNVPLPYLLLEQKDRMKIIKKEERKYSVYGKDEQRIEHVAEQGGLRLSLVEISAGFPKENSPNAHEGEECHLVLRGKLEVQHGEDIAIVEEGDSFSWNACVPHIVRNIGEESALLLISSHAENRKRVY
- a CDS encoding ankyrin repeat domain-containing protein, with protein sequence MQTEERITIELVREFVMAAHGDLEKVQELLAESPSLLHASYNWGGSDWESALGAAAHVGRKDIALYLPAKGARMDIFAAAMLGELEVVQAILVVQPEALFAPGPHGISLLQHARMGGEKAQRVFEYLTVLS
- a CDS encoding MaoC/PaaZ C-terminal domain-containing protein; protein product: MNVKVGDVFKYERRFTEEEVFEFANITGDKGRHHMEYDENGQLMVHGLLTASIGTKVGEELHYIARELVSEFIRPVFTGDTITCELTLTNIEQMEGYKKVSIESVYRNQHEKTVLVGTSYGIIRE